gtatgtgaTGTGGATGGCTTTGCTGGCTGCTGGTTTCCGAGGGAAATGTTAACGACTTTATGCGTCGATTCATGAACTTTTCGGCTGTTTAGTCGTACGGGCTCGCTGAGCAGAAGATTGAAACATAGTACCTATCATCCGGGCTTAATAGGGTCCGGTCCAGCCCCATTCACTCGGGAGCGAGGTCCTCATTCGCTGTCTCACTCCTTCGACAACCGTGGATTGACCTGCAAGCGTGTATCCCGCACCATCAACCACGCAATCACACACGCTCACAGACTGGACACCCTTTCCTGGAGCGACGTCCCTTGCTACCTATTCCTGCCCAATTTCCACTGCTCTGGGCAGTCGAGCGTTGTTCAGCCCGGTATCGAATCACCATGGGAAGCCTCGGCGAGATGTCGGCGCTGCCGTACTGGCAGGTCAACGTCCCTCCTGAGAGCCGCACGGACGAGTGCCCGGAGGGGCTTCGCAACCTATCGGCCAAGGATGTAGGGATCCTGCGCACTCCGGACGGCGCGTACCGCCCACAGACGTGGGACGAGGTCCGGCGGCTTGTGGCAACGAACCGGCTCGACCTGTTCCAGCGCGTGCCGTCGGAGCTCAGGCGGTACCGACTGTTCATTCACCACCTGATCAAGGAGCACGGGAGCGTCATGAATTTCGTCTTGGAACACCGGCTTGGGTGGCAGGAACCGCTCGTGGCCCGCGGGAAGCCATTTGAGACGGAGGCCGATTGGAAGGTGTTGTACAACGACTGGCCGTATGGGATCGATGAGCGGATTGTGCACCTTGTGGTCTGGACCAAGTTCGAACTAGAGGAGGACCCAGCTACGGGAGATCTGACGGAGGGCGCGAGGGGGGAGATTGAGACCTTTGTGGACAAGACGTTCCGAGCGAGGACGGGGCCTGACACGGTGAGTCCTGCACTGGTTTACGGTTTGCTTTTCCTGGGATCTGCGTTCCGGgatccccccctccccctcctttttGAGTGCCGATTCGATACCTTGGAGCTAAAACATGATGGATGTCTAGGTCATTTGGTTCAAGAACTGGCGGAGCCTCAAGTCCGtccacgccgtcgagcaCTTCCACGTCATGCTCCTCGACCCCGACCCCGAGTTCATCCGGGAGGTTACCAACAGGGATGTTCCGCAATGTGACAAGTTTGAGGCATAGGACCCAGAGACAAATGACGCACGAGGGGTTGCTTGGCCGTATTGTTGGGGGAAGTTGGATGCAAACAAAGACCATCCATCGACCACTCTCTTTTCCTGCACGGAAAGCCGGGACACGGTTCTTGCCGATGCAGCGGCACATTGAAGAAAAACGaaaggagagaagagggatAAAAGGGAACCCCCAGGGCCATAGAACTTGGTTGTAGAATCTGCAATGCTTGACTAAGGTTTCACTCCCGGCAGTTCTCTGTACTCGACGCGCGAagcggcggccatggtgatAGCCGTGGGCTTCTCCAGGATGACCTTGATCACCCAGCTGGGGAGGCCAAAGGGCTCGCCAGACGTTGCGAGGCACCTTCTGATGCTGCTAGTGATGGCCGGCCCCAAGGCCTCGAGGGTCTCGAATGACGAGTCCTCCAGCGTCTTTCGAGAGTGTCAGTGTTGGACCTCTGTGGTTGAACGGAGcggagggaaggaggaggagaggaacgAAAGGTAGAGGAAGCGGGCAAAGCAGTAGAAGTAGGTGTtaccttgacgacgacggactCGAGCTCAACATATATGTCGTCTTCCCCCACGGCGTTGCTCTTGTACCCTTCAATCTCCACGTCGGTCTTGACGACCTGCTTCGCCTTCCTCTCGTTCGGGTTGACGCCGATGAGCGTCGGCACCCGCAGCCCGTGAATCCTGAGTGTCTCGCTCCAGACCACCGGCCTCGCGGCCTCGAACACCATGGCCCGCGATATGCTCACGCCGTCCCCCAGGAGTGAGCCCTTGGGCAGCGTGAGGGTGATGTCCATGCACCTTAATCTCTCCAGCTGCTGCCGCAGGGTGCCGCCCTGGCTCGTGcggacgacgtcctcgggtGTCCGCTCGCGATGGTCGAGGCGATATCCCGTCAGCTGCTCATAGATGTGCAGCAGCGCGAACCACAGGCTGAACGGCCCACCGCGCTTCTCAACGAGCGAATTGACCATGTCCAggctgccgaggagcgccTTGGCGAGGTGGCCGTAGTGCACCGTGTCGTCGCCTACCGTGTCCGTGGCCGAGGCGCCGTCAAAAGGTTGCGCCATCGAGAGCTCCGCCGATACGACGACGGGCTGCGTTTTGTTCGGGCGGCCCCAGGCATCGGTGCCGGCCTTGAGCGTGCCCTGTAGATCGCGGACCCGGATCACGGCGAAGGGCtcaccggcctcggcgcggaCTTGCCATGAAGATGCGAATCGGGGAATTGACATTTTGAGAAGAGATTGATGTGGCGGGCTGTCAGCACGGTAGGTTTGATTTTTTATTTGCACTTGTCTGGTAGGATAAACGAGACGTGGTTCGTTCTGGATGTCGTAGCCGTAGTCGTCACACAAGGACTGGCACTTGAGGGCATTGTCACCGAATTTTAAACTCCGCACTGGGTACAATACCCACGGCAGCTGGATGGCTCCACTGTCAAACCTACTGAAGGCACACGAGACGCAGGCAAACACTGCGCCTTTAAACGTTGAGTATCATTTCAAGAGGGAAGAATCGTGTTATTTAGTAATTACACTGATTTGGTAAGTTAGACTAGtttgcttttcttcttctttttgtccTAGTACCTAGGACAatcctcgtcctcccggTCTGACCAACCCACTGGTAGAGTTGGCTCAAAGACCCAGCCACTTGCGCAGGTCCTCCGTGTCACGGGAAGTCCACGCAatcttggccttgatggaGTCGGTAGACTGCGAGAGTGCTCTGACAAaacccttcttctccttctcggcgaagaACTTTTCAAGCTGGTCCAGCTGCTCTTGCTTCGTGAGACCACTTGTGCAGTAGCTTACAATGCTTCCAATCATGGAAGACTGAGCAGGGAACTTGGTGTAGATGTCGTCCCA
The DNA window shown above is from Colletotrichum destructivum chromosome 2, complete sequence and carries:
- a CDS encoding Putative dihydroneopterin aldolase/epimerase domain-containing protein; this translates as MILNCQSLCDDYGYDIQNEPRLVYPTRQVQIKNQTYRADSPPHQSLLKMSIPRFASSWQVRAEAGEPFAVIRVRDLQGTLKAGTDAWGRPNKTQPVVVSAELSMAQPFDGASATDTVGDDTVHYGHLAKALLGSLDMVNSLVEKRGGPFSLWFALLHIYEQLTGYRLDHRERTPEDVVRTSQGGTLRQQLERLRCMDITLTLPKGSLLGDGVSISRAMVFEAARPVVWSETLRIHGLRVPTLIGVNPNERKAKQVVKTDVEIEGYKSNAVGEDDIYVELESVVVKTLEDSSFETLEALGPAITSSIRRCLATSGEPFGLPSWVIKVILEKPTAITMAAASRVEYRELPGVKP